A single window of Caldilineales bacterium DNA harbors:
- a CDS encoding TlpA family protein disulfide reductase, with protein sequence MVEASPSPHLHSRRQAILLLAAGLILGGAAIFLVLRDRAAAPAPPTARIDAEGIYPVASLFGIDAARTSSAQPDAGHLAPDFTIHLPDGSTARLSDYRGRPLILNFWATWCPPCRQEMPDLVRVYEAHKAEGLVVIALNESEGHEQVSGFVEEFGMTMPVVIDPQGDVMQAFKTQSLPSSFFIDRDGVVRVRWVGFLPANALDQNLDLIL encoded by the coding sequence ATGGTCGAAGCCTCCCCTTCTCCCCATCTGCATTCCCGCCGGCAGGCCATCCTCCTCCTGGCCGCTGGCTTGATCCTGGGCGGCGCCGCCATCTTTCTTGTCCTGCGCGACCGCGCCGCCGCCCCAGCTCCACCCACCGCTCGCATCGACGCCGAAGGCATCTATCCAGTTGCCAGCCTCTTCGGTATCGACGCCGCCCGCACCTCCTCCGCCCAGCCCGATGCCGGCCATCTTGCCCCGGATTTCACCATCCACCTGCCTGATGGCTCCACCGCCCGGCTGAGCGACTATCGAGGGCGACCGCTGATCCTCAATTTCTGGGCGACCTGGTGCCCGCCCTGCCGCCAGGAGATGCCCGACCTGGTGCGGGTCTACGAGGCGCACAAGGCCGAGGGCCTGGTGGTGATCGCCCTGAACGAGAGCGAGGGCCACGAGCAGGTGTCGGGGTTTGTCGAGGAGTTCGGGATGACGATGCCGGTGGTGATCGACCCGCAGGGCGATGTGATGCAGGCCTTCAAGACGCAATCGCTGCCATCTTCCTTTTTTATCGACCGCGACGGGGTGGTGCGTGTGCGGTGGGTGGGCTTTTTGCCGGCGAATGCCCTCGATCAGAACCTGGACTTGATCCTATGA
- a CDS encoding type II toxin-antitoxin system PemK/MazF family toxin encodes MSCQSGDFWVAEIQFTDGSGAKRRPVLVLWLDGQDAVVAAVTSAAPRTLTDVALVDWQRSGLRAASTVRLSRLDCLEQSLLIFRLGRVSAADAIQLQDAWRSHISLQF; translated from the coding sequence ATGAGTTGCCAATCCGGTGACTTCTGGGTGGCGGAGATTCAGTTTACGGACGGAAGTGGGGCCAAACGGCGTCCCGTCCTGGTGCTCTGGCTGGACGGACAAGACGCGGTGGTGGCGGCCGTCACCTCGGCCGCGCCACGCACCCTAACGGATGTGGCGCTGGTCGATTGGCAGAGAAGTGGCTTGCGTGCAGCCTCCACTGTGCGCTTGTCTCGCCTGGACTGCCTGGAGCAATCCCTGCTGATCTTCCGCCTGGGGCGCGTTTCCGCTGCCGATGCCATACAGTTGCAGGATGCCTGGAGGTCACATATCAGCCTCCAGTTTTGA
- a CDS encoding heme exporter protein CcmB produces the protein MKRYLQVLAAVLWKDVRIELRTKDMFTSMAVFAVLSLLILNFAFDLRVPNKSTVAPGVLWVAIAFAGVLGLGRAFINEKDKGSLAGLLLAPVDRSAIYFGKMLANLIFILIVEVFIVPLTVLFFNVSLISFSLLLVLVLGTMGFAIVGTVFSALAVNTRAREVLLPVLLFPVLLPVLVAGIRATIGLVEGQPLSDFSNWLGLMVIFDALFLVVAVLTFDFVVEE, from the coding sequence ATGAAGCGCTATCTGCAGGTGCTGGCGGCGGTCTTGTGGAAGGATGTGCGGATCGAGCTGCGCACAAAGGATATGTTCACCAGCATGGCTGTCTTTGCCGTGCTGTCCTTGCTCATCCTCAATTTCGCCTTCGATCTGCGCGTCCCCAACAAGAGCACGGTGGCGCCGGGCGTGCTGTGGGTGGCGATTGCCTTTGCCGGCGTCTTGGGGCTGGGGCGGGCGTTCATCAACGAAAAGGACAAGGGCAGCCTGGCCGGGCTGTTGCTGGCGCCGGTCGACCGCAGCGCCATCTATTTCGGCAAGATGCTGGCGAATCTGATTTTCATTCTGATCGTCGAGGTGTTCATCGTCCCCTTGACGGTGCTCTTTTTTAATGTTTCCCTCATCAGTTTCTCCTTGTTGTTGGTGCTGGTGCTGGGTACAATGGGCTTCGCCATCGTGGGCACGGTCTTTTCAGCCCTGGCCGTCAACACCCGCGCCCGCGAGGTGTTGTTGCCGGTCTTGCTCTTCCCCGTCTTGCTGCCGGTGCTGGTGGCAGGCATCCGCGCCACCATCGGCCTGGTCGAGGGCCAGCCGCTGAGCGATTTCAGCAACTGGCTGGGTTTGATGGTCATCTTCGATGCCCTGTTCCTAGTCGTGGCCGTGCTGACCTTCGATTTCGTGGTCGAGGAGTAG
- a CDS encoding glutaredoxin family protein, with the protein MTPHLTLFTRPGCHLCDDAWALLEALAAEFAWDLAKVDISGDEVLLPRLGNLIPVVDVEGGPLVYAPLTTETLLDAVAASAVAASRPA; encoded by the coding sequence ATGACGCCTCATCTCACGCTTTTCACCAGACCCGGTTGCCATCTCTGCGACGATGCCTGGGCGCTGCTCGAGGCCTTGGCGGCTGAATTCGCGTGGGATCTGGCGAAGGTCGATATTTCTGGCGATGAGGTCTTGTTGCCCCGCCTGGGAAACCTGATCCCGGTCGTCGATGTGGAGGGCGGCCCGTTGGTCTATGCGCCCCTGACGACCGAGACGCTGCTGGATGCGGTGGCGGCCAGCGCGGTGGCGGCCAGCCGGCCGGCCTGA
- a CDS encoding cytochrome c maturation protein CcmE gives MTENITIQPAQPRIAAKNPNKQLKFVVAVILLLLLSVVLVAWTIKGNSSYYMTVDQVLAKADSLEGQKIRMSGAVAQDTANWDAENLLLNFALTDASGEQVTVSFHGSRPSNFSRATEAIVEGEMMPDGTFRADNLLLKCPSRYEEAPEVTEFTAIQ, from the coding sequence ATGACCGAAAACATTACTATCCAGCCGGCGCAACCTCGTATCGCCGCCAAGAACCCCAACAAACAGCTCAAATTCGTGGTTGCAGTGATCTTGTTGCTGTTGCTGAGCGTGGTGCTGGTAGCCTGGACGATCAAAGGCAACAGTTCCTATTACATGACGGTGGATCAGGTGCTGGCCAAGGCGGACAGCCTGGAAGGGCAGAAGATCCGCATGTCGGGGGCGGTGGCGCAGGATACTGCCAACTGGGATGCCGAAAACCTGCTGTTGAACTTCGCCCTGACCGATGCCAGCGGCGAGCAGGTGACGGTGAGCTTTCATGGCAGCCGGCCCAGCAACTTCAGCCGGGCGACCGAGGCTATCGTCGAGGGCGAGATGATGCCCGATGGCACCTTCCGCGCCGACAATCTGCTGCTCAAGTGTCCCTCGCGCTACGAAGAGGCGCCCGAGGTGACCGAGTTCACGGCTATCCAGTAG
- a CDS encoding DUF2007 domain-containing protein, which translates to MTTLTATRFRSFLRSQADTRAQNSRAAFSGDGEPVLVYVAANVAEADLAIALLASEDIPAYAAGVSLSQAFGLQVGPLAEVRVFVARGLAPRARQIIAEAYADADYADPRDGDD; encoded by the coding sequence ATGACTACTCTGACCGCGACCAGATTCCGCTCCTTTCTCCGCTCCCAGGCCGACACACGGGCGCAGAACTCCCGCGCCGCCTTTAGCGGCGATGGCGAACCGGTGCTGGTCTATGTCGCCGCCAATGTCGCTGAGGCCGACTTGGCGATAGCTCTTCTTGCCAGCGAGGATATCCCTGCCTACGCCGCCGGCGTTTCGCTCAGCCAGGCCTTCGGCCTGCAAGTGGGGCCACTGGCCGAGGTGAGGGTCTTTGTTGCCCGCGGCCTGGCTCCCCGCGCCCGCCAGATCATCGCCGAAGCCTATGCGGATGCCGACTACGCCGACCCCAGGGATGGCGACGACTGA
- the ccsA gene encoding cytochrome c biogenesis protein CcsA, translating into MTLSKRNLDILNIIGLAAMMVAVYMALVQAPSAINLTETDQWAQRIIYFHVPTAWVSMFAFFVTFLASILYLARANVRWDRVGRCSAELGIAFTIAATASGSIWAKPAWNTWWTWDPRLTTYTIVLLLYIAYFMLRGAIPEPERRARFAAVYGIFAFLSVPITFMSIRWWNTIHPVILDPNEDFGLGPGMAAAFMVCILCFTVLYFVLLANRLRLEAMIERVAALREQLLAA; encoded by the coding sequence ATGACTCTTTCCAAACGCAACCTCGACATCCTCAACATCATCGGCCTGGCGGCCATGATGGTGGCCGTCTACATGGCCCTGGTTCAGGCGCCAAGCGCGATCAACCTGACCGAAACCGACCAATGGGCGCAGCGGATCATCTATTTCCATGTCCCCACGGCCTGGGTCAGCATGTTTGCCTTTTTCGTCACCTTCCTGGCCAGCATCCTTTATCTGGCGCGGGCGAACGTGCGCTGGGATCGGGTGGGGCGCTGCTCGGCCGAGTTGGGCATTGCCTTCACCATCGCCGCCACGGCCAGCGGTTCGATCTGGGCCAAGCCGGCCTGGAACACCTGGTGGACATGGGACCCCCGCCTGACGACCTACACCATCGTCTTGCTGCTCTACATTGCCTATTTCATGCTGCGCGGGGCCATCCCCGAACCGGAACGACGGGCGCGCTTTGCTGCCGTCTACGGCATCTTCGCCTTTCTCAGTGTGCCCATCACCTTCATGTCCATCCGCTGGTGGAACACCATCCACCCGGTCATCCTCGACCCCAACGAGGATTTTGGCCTGGGGCCGGGCATGGCCGCTGCCTTCATGGTCTGCATCCTCTGCTTCACCGTCCTCTATTTCGTCCTGCTGGCAAACCGCCTGCGCCTGGAAGCGATGATCGAGCGCGTCGCTGCCCTGCGCGAGCAGTTGCTGGCGGCTTGA
- a CDS encoding CcmD family protein, whose product MTYFAAAYLIIWLILFVFVFLMNRRLGALADELAMLEEAAKRQGK is encoded by the coding sequence ATGACTTACTTTGCCGCCGCCTATTTGATCATCTGGCTGATCCTGTTCGTTTTTGTCTTCTTGATGAACCGGCGCCTGGGCGCGCTGGCAGATGAATTGGCGATGCTAGAAGAGGCCGCTAAACGACAAGGCAAGTAA
- a CDS encoding DUF2085 domain-containing protein encodes MSQTPSSPNRFVSAIDRWVQFVLRRWLSLLTLLFLVYVGLPLLAPVLMKAGAELPARVIYTIYIPFCHQLPERSYFLFGESPVYSLQELQADGVASGGLLERRFYTGDHEHGYKAALCERDLAIYGSMFVVGAFQLVRKRRPPRLKLLWYVLVFVLPMAVDGLTQLAGLRESNWALRTLTGALFGVGTLWFVYPYLAEALGPEHG; translated from the coding sequence GTGTCGCAGACGCCATCTTCGCCCAACCGCTTTGTTTCGGCCATCGACCGCTGGGTGCAGTTCGTGCTGCGGCGCTGGCTGAGCCTGTTGACGCTGTTGTTTCTGGTTTATGTGGGGCTGCCCCTGCTGGCGCCGGTGTTGATGAAAGCCGGGGCCGAGTTGCCGGCCAGGGTGATCTATACGATCTACATCCCTTTCTGCCACCAACTGCCGGAGCGTTCGTACTTCCTGTTCGGCGAGTCGCCGGTTTACAGCTTGCAGGAGTTGCAGGCGGATGGGGTGGCGAGCGGGGGGCTGTTGGAGCGGCGCTTCTACACTGGCGACCATGAGCACGGCTACAAGGCGGCGCTGTGCGAGCGCGACCTGGCCATCTATGGCAGCATGTTCGTCGTGGGCGCCTTCCAGCTTGTGCGCAAGCGCCGGCCGCCGCGCCTGAAGCTGCTGTGGTATGTCCTGGTTTTCGTCCTGCCCATGGCCGTGGATGGCCTGACCCAGCTGGCCGGGCTGCGCGAGAGCAATTGGGCGCTGCGGACGCTGACCGGGGCGCTGTTCGGGGTGGGCACGCTGTGGTTCGTGTATCCGTATCTGGCGGAGGCGCTGGGGCCGGAACACGGGTAG
- the rpsT gene encoding 30S ribosomal protein S20 has translation MASHKSALKAHRQSLTHRNRNRIIKGNVRGAIKRTRAEVAAGDMAGAQASLQEAISELDKAAKRGIIHPNNAARRKSRLMRLYNQAAQ, from the coding sequence TTGGCTTCGCACAAATCTGCTCTGAAAGCCCATCGCCAGAGCCTCACGCATCGCAACCGCAACCGCATCATCAAGGGCAATGTGCGCGGCGCCATCAAGCGCACCCGGGCCGAGGTCGCCGCCGGCGACATGGCCGGCGCTCAGGCGTCGTTGCAAGAGGCCATCAGCGAACTCGACAAGGCCGCCAAGCGGGGCATCATCCACCCCAACAACGCGGCTCGTCGCAAATCGCGGCTGATGCGGCTGTACAACCAGGCCGCCCAGTAA
- a CDS encoding c-type cytochrome: protein MQRRTRGWLWRAVILGGALAWLTVLVGWASPVLAQQGDPSDTPQGAAYRGQRLFAEHCLQCHGAGGKGDGPMSAQSPVPLADFTQAAFVETRSPQAVFDFISNGNLDNLMPPWKDSLSQAEIWDLTAYVWSLHLSEADLSGGAAAYGENCASCHGAEGEGGSEGPALGSADGLSTTETEWWGLQSASTHPAVAGADGANRTLAATFGRSFSLGFTIQQAIVQGNGVLSIRAQNGTTGVALAQAAVQLLVFDGQDLAAQRQARTDAEGVARFEGLPTDPAWAYVASADYNGIPFESDMLQFEPSQAALEAPLMVYETGATAADIRIGRAHWVISLQDGQNLDVGELYAFDNTSDRVYMGETQADGAPAVLRFAVPEGATNVSFEGGELGLRFQRAGEEYVDTMPLPPGGRQVLIRYSLPIRDGSSRLSHTIPYPVANLNLLAPDAGMAIAAPDWLQQDPLETQGGNYLNYLQSDLAANSSPEVIFSNIDAAQFASSGSAASGPQQVIDPTAAPGVSGLAWLPILLAVVSAGLLGGGAYLLLKRQQAQAATLPALRQQQQQALIQEIADLDDAYDAGELVEADYQARRRLLKAQFVSLRREEAG from the coding sequence ATGCAACGACGCACAAGAGGCTGGCTCTGGCGCGCGGTGATCCTGGGCGGCGCCCTGGCATGGTTGACCGTGCTGGTGGGGTGGGCTTCACCGGTGTTGGCGCAGCAAGGCGACCCGTCCGACACTCCTCAGGGGGCGGCCTATCGCGGCCAGCGTCTGTTTGCCGAGCATTGCTTGCAGTGCCACGGCGCCGGGGGCAAGGGCGACGGCCCCATGTCCGCGCAATCCCCTGTCCCGTTGGCCGACTTCACCCAGGCGGCCTTTGTCGAGACCCGCAGCCCGCAGGCTGTCTTCGATTTCATCAGCAACGGCAATCTGGACAACCTGATGCCGCCCTGGAAGGACAGCCTGAGCCAGGCTGAAATCTGGGATCTGACGGCCTACGTGTGGTCGCTGCATCTGAGCGAGGCCGACCTGAGTGGCGGAGCGGCGGCCTATGGCGAGAACTGCGCCAGTTGTCATGGGGCCGAGGGCGAGGGCGGGAGTGAAGGCCCGGCGCTTGGCTCGGCCGATGGCCTTAGCACTACCGAGACCGAATGGTGGGGCCTGCAATCGGCCTCAACCCATCCCGCCGTTGCCGGCGCTGATGGCGCCAACCGCACCCTGGCTGCGACCTTTGGACGCAGCTTCAGCCTCGGCTTCACCATCCAGCAGGCCATCGTACAGGGGAATGGCGTGCTCAGCATCCGAGCGCAGAATGGCACCACTGGCGTGGCACTGGCGCAGGCCGCGGTGCAGTTGCTGGTCTTCGATGGTCAGGACCTTGCTGCCCAACGACAGGCCAGAACCGATGCCGAGGGCGTAGCCCGGTTCGAGGGCTTGCCCACCGACCCCGCCTGGGCCTACGTTGCCTCGGCCGACTACAACGGCATCCCCTTCGAAAGCGACATGCTGCAATTCGAACCGTCGCAGGCCGCGCTGGAAGCCCCGCTGATGGTCTACGAAACGGGCGCAACCGCCGCTGACATCCGCATCGGCCGGGCGCACTGGGTGATAAGTTTGCAGGATGGCCAGAACCTGGATGTGGGCGAACTGTATGCCTTCGACAACACCAGCGACCGCGTGTACATGGGTGAGACCCAGGCCGACGGCGCCCCCGCCGTCCTGCGCTTCGCCGTGCCAGAAGGCGCTACCAATGTCAGTTTCGAGGGCGGTGAGCTGGGTCTGCGTTTCCAGCGCGCCGGCGAGGAGTATGTAGACACCATGCCGCTGCCGCCCGGCGGCCGGCAGGTGCTGATCCGCTACAGCCTGCCGATCCGGGATGGCTCGTCCCGGCTCAGCCACACGATCCCGTATCCGGTCGCCAATCTCAATCTCTTGGCGCCTGATGCCGGGATGGCGATTGCCGCCCCCGATTGGTTGCAGCAGGACCCGTTGGAAACACAGGGTGGCAACTATCTGAACTATCTGCAGAGCGATTTGGCGGCCAATTCCAGCCCAGAGGTTATCTTTTCCAACATCGACGCCGCCCAGTTCGCCAGCTCTGGCTCGGCCGCCTCTGGCCCGCAGCAGGTGATCGACCCCACCGCCGCCCCCGGCGTTTCGGGCTTGGCCTGGCTGCCGATCCTGCTGGCCGTCGTGTCCGCCGGCCTGCTGGGTGGGGGCGCCTACCTGCTGTTGAAGCGACAACAGGCGCAGGCGGCGACGCTGCCAGCCCTGCGCCAACAGCAACAGCAGGCGCTGATCCAGGAGATCGCCGATCTCGACGACGCCTACGACGCCGGTGAACTGGTGGAGGCCGATTATCAGGCGCGACGGCGTCTGCTCAAGGCCCAGTTCGTTTCCTTGCGGCGCGAAGAGGCCGGATGA
- the ccmA gene encoding heme ABC exporter ATP-binding protein CcmA, producing the protein MSQPLIEVKGLQKVFGRHRVLKGIDLDIPAGARVALFGPNGAGKTTFLRILATLSRPSAGRVRVAGVEIMANPEGIRQHLGLVSHAPLLYDDLSAFENLAFYARLYGLAEPDARIQELLERVGLWHRRKDLVRTFSRGMVQRLAIARALLHNPAILLLDEPDTGLDPQAAEMMTGLLRDLGGSAATILMTTHHLERGLELADRILILSGGVLVFDSPAGALSYADLRPLYDRYVGSGGGAGQ; encoded by the coding sequence ATGAGCCAGCCGCTGATCGAGGTCAAGGGTCTGCAGAAGGTTTTTGGCCGCCATCGGGTGCTCAAAGGCATCGATCTCGACATCCCGGCCGGGGCCAGGGTGGCGCTGTTCGGGCCGAATGGGGCCGGCAAGACGACCTTTTTGCGCATCCTGGCCACGCTGTCCCGGCCGAGCGCTGGCCGGGTGCGGGTGGCGGGGGTGGAGATCATGGCCAACCCCGAGGGCATCCGCCAACACCTGGGGCTGGTCAGCCATGCGCCGCTGCTGTATGACGACCTTTCGGCGTTCGAGAACCTGGCTTTCTACGCCCGGCTGTATGGCCTGGCCGAGCCTGACGCCCGCATCCAGGAGCTATTGGAGCGGGTGGGCTTGTGGCATCGGCGCAAGGATCTGGTGCGGACTTTTTCGCGGGGGATGGTGCAGCGGCTGGCGATTGCCCGCGCCCTCTTGCACAACCCGGCCATCCTCCTGCTGGACGAACCCGACACCGGCCTGGATCCCCAGGCGGCGGAGATGATGACCGGCCTCCTGCGCGACCTGGGCGGCTCGGCCGCCACCATCCTGATGACCACCCACCACCTGGAGCGAGGCCTGGAACTGGCCGACCGCATCCTCATCCTCTCCGGCGGTGTGCTGGTGTTCGATTCCCCGGCCGGCGCGCTCTCCTACGCCGATTTGCGCCCGCTCTATGACCGCTATGTGGGCAGTGGAGGGGGCGCAGGGCAATGA
- a CDS encoding cytochrome c biogenesis protein CcdA, giving the protein MQTSAITSPSTVVSPRATFFHALALVLGFTGVFTLLGASVGLLGGYALYDILPVIVRVGAVLLVVFALRVAHLHLHYWQWGAVAIAAGLVTYLLARFELDQAMRLAAAALITLTVVVGAPWERFVLLVLSLLVAALSWLTSDSINSPLGRLVESAAVGAIVFFGSHTDLFDREMRFDAMGRGGGVSYGRSALVGVIFAAGWTPCVGPILAGILLLASQTQTVTQGALLLAAYSLGLGIPFLVAGALFSRLTAYLPRFYRHLPTISLVSGLLLLLIGLLIFTGSLAQLAQYGAFLSLESMLGIESSEGITLVIAFLGGLLSFLSPCVLPLVPAFLGYLSGAALGRRSREAAPVANPS; this is encoded by the coding sequence ATGCAAACCTCAGCCATCACCTCCCCATCCACCGTCGTCAGCCCGCGCGCGACCTTCTTCCATGCCCTGGCTCTGGTGCTCGGTTTCACCGGCGTCTTCACCCTCTTGGGCGCATCGGTCGGGCTGTTGGGCGGCTATGCCCTCTATGACATCCTCCCGGTCATCGTGCGCGTGGGGGCGGTGCTGCTGGTGGTGTTTGCCCTGCGCGTGGCGCACCTCCATCTGCACTACTGGCAGTGGGGCGCTGTCGCCATCGCCGCCGGTCTTGTCACCTACCTGCTGGCCCGTTTCGAGCTTGACCAGGCCATGCGTTTGGCCGCCGCCGCTCTGATCACGCTGACGGTGGTCGTCGGCGCGCCGTGGGAGCGATTCGTCCTTCTGGTGTTGTCTCTCCTGGTTGCCGCCCTCAGTTGGCTGACCAGCGACAGCATCAATAGCCCGCTCGGTCGGCTGGTCGAATCGGCGGCAGTTGGCGCCATCGTCTTTTTCGGCAGTCATACCGATCTCTTCGACCGCGAGATGCGCTTCGATGCCATGGGGCGCGGCGGGGGCGTCTCCTATGGGCGCAGCGCCCTGGTGGGCGTCATCTTTGCCGCCGGTTGGACGCCCTGCGTGGGGCCGATCCTGGCCGGCATCCTCCTGCTGGCCTCGCAGACGCAGACGGTGACGCAGGGGGCCTTGTTGCTGGCCGCCTATTCGCTCGGCCTGGGCATCCCCTTCCTCGTGGCCGGCGCCCTTTTCTCGCGTCTGACTGCCTATCTGCCCCGCTTCTACCGGCATCTGCCCACCATCAGCCTGGTCAGCGGCTTGCTGTTGCTCCTCATTGGCTTGCTCATCTTCACCGGCAGCCTGGCGCAGTTGGCGCAGTACGGGGCCTTTCTCAGCCTTGAGTCGATGCTGGGGATCGAATCGTCCGAGGGGATCACGCTGGTGATCGCCTTTCTTGGCGGTCTGCTCTCGTTCCTCTCGCCGTGTGTGCTTCCCCTGGTGCCCGCCTTCCTCGGCTATCTTAGCGGCGCCGCCCTGGGCCGGCGTTCGCGAGAGGCGGCGCCGGTCGCGAACCCCTCCTGA